The Gemella massiliensis DNA segment AGGTAAACAATGCAAAGAAAAAATAAGATAATAATACAGGGTGCAAGAGAGAATAATTTAAAAAATATTGATTTAGAAATACCGAGAGATAAATTTGTTGTTATAACAGGGCTTAGTGGAAGTGGGAAAAGCTCGTTGGCATTTGATACAATTTATGCAGAAGGGCAACGTCGTTATGTTGAAAGCCTTAGTGCATATGCGCGACAATTTCTGGGAAATATTGAGAAACCGGATGTCGATTTGATTGAGGGCTTATCGCCGGCAATCTCAATTAATCAAAAAACAACATCAAAAAACCCACGTTCAACAGTTGCAACAGTTACAGAAATTTATGATTATCTTCGTTTATTATACGCACGTATAGGAGAAATTTATTGCCCGAATCATCATATTAAAATTGAAAGTAGTTCCATTAGTCAGATTGTTGATTCCGTTATGGCAATGCCGGAAAAAAGCAGAATACAAATAGTAGCACCTGTATTAAAAGAAAAAAAAGGGACGCATAAAAAATTAATAGAAAAGTTAGCTAAGGACGGGTATATACGTTTTAAAATAGATGGAGAAAACTATGAAGTAGATGAAATTCCTGAACTTGATAAAAATAAGAAACATTCCATTAGTGTAATTATTGATAGACTGGTAATAAAAGAAGGAATAGAAACTAGATTGGCAGATTCTCTTGAAACGTCATTAAATCTTTCTAATAATGATTTAGTAGAGATAGATGATGTAAGAGAAAATATAACACAACTTTATTCAACAAAGCATAGTTGTAAGTTCTGTGATTTTGCACTTGGAGAACTGGAACCGAGAATATTTTCATTTAATAATCCACAAGGTGCTTGCCCATCATGTGATGGTCTTGGAATACATGAAACTGTTGATGTAAATAAAGTTATTAAAAAAGATTTATCAATAGAAAATGGTGCAATAGTCGTTTATAATAATGCCACAAGTACATATTATCCGAGTCTGATACAATGTGTGTGTAATCATTTCGGAATTGATATGACTATTCCGTTTAACCGATTACCAAAAGAAAAACAAGATATTATTTTGTATGGAAATGACAAAGAAGAAATTACTCATACTTATATCAATGATGAAGGCGTTAAACGTTCTCGTATAATATATTATGAAGGTGTTGCCAATAATATATTTCGTCGTTACAAATCAGGTATGACAAAAGCAACACGAGAAGCAATGTCAAAATATATAAAAGAAGATTTGTGTACCAGTTGTAAAGGACAAAGATTGAAGCCGGAAATCTTATCAGTGTATGTCGCTAAAAAAAATATTGCTGAAATATGCGAAATGTCTATTAAAGAAAGTTATGAATTTTTTAATACTATTCAATTAAGTGAAAAAGATTATACTATTGCAAAATTGGTATTAAAAGAAATTAGGGCGCGACTGCAATTCCTTAATGACGTAGGATTGGATTATTTAACATTAAATCGTGCTTCCGGAACACTGTCCGGCGGAGAGGCACAACGTATTCGATTGGCAACTCAAATAGGTTCAAAATTAATGGGTGTTACTTATATTTTGGACGAGCCATCTATCGGACTGCATCAACGAGATAATGAAAAACTAATAAATACGATGTTATCAATGCGTGATTTAGGGAATACGGTTTTAGTAGTTGAACATGATGAAGATACTATGTTAGCGTGTGATTATATTGTTGATATTGGACCAAAAGCCGGTGAAAACGGTGGGGAAGTTGTAGCAGTAGGAACTCCACAAGAAGTAATGGCTAATTCAAAATCTATTACAGGTGCATATTTATCGGGGAGAAAGAAAATAGAAGTTCCGAAAAGAAGAAGAGAAGGGAATAATGAATTTATTACCGTCAAAAAAGCTAGAAAGAATAATTTAAAAGATGTATTTGTAAAATTTCCGCTGGGTAAATTTATCGGAGTAACTGGAGTTTCCGGGAGTGGTAAATCAACATTAGTTAATGAAATACTATTTAATTCTGTTAAAAGTATTTTAAATAAAGAAGAAATAGATACGACAGTGGTTGAATCAGTAGAAGGTGTTGAGAAAAACATAGATAAAATAATTGATATAGATCAAAGTCCGATTGGAAGAACACCAAGAAGTAATCCTGCCACTTATACCGGTGTTTTTGATGATATAAGGGATTTATATGCAAGTACCAATGAAGCGAAATTACGTGGATATAAAAAAGGACGTTTTAGTTTTAATGTTAAAGGTGGACGTTGTGAAGCGTGTACGGGTGATGGTATATTGAAAATAGAAATGCACTTTTTACCAGATGTTTATGTACCATGCGAAGTATGTAAGGGTAGCCGCTATAATAGAGAAACACTGGAGATAAAATATAAAGGTAAAAGTATAAGTGATGTATTGAATATGACAATAAAAGAGGCATATGAATTCTTTGAAAATATTCCTAAGATTAAAAATAAACTGGAAACACTTGTTAATGTCGGACTTGATTATATTCGCTTAGGGCAAAGTGCAACAACACTTTCAGGAGGTGAAGCTCAAAGGGTAAAATTAGCTAGTGAATTATACAAAAAATCTACAGGTAAAACTTTGTATATATTAGATGAGCCAACTACAGGATTACATATTGATGATATTAGCAGATTGATAAAAATTATTGATAAACTGGTTGATGGAGGTAATACTGTTATAGTTATTGAGCATAACCTTGATGTAATTAAGTGTTGTGATTATTTAATCGACTTGGGACCGGAAGGTGGTATTGGTGGGGGAACAATTCTTGCCGAATGTACACCGGAACAGTTAATTGAAAATAAACAAAGTTATACCGGTAAATTTCTGAAAAAAATGTTATAGCTATGGTTATGTTAATAAAAAAATTGAATATAAAATAAAAAATATTAAAAATATATTTTTCTTTAAAAAAAATTATGGAAACTTAGGTAATATGCTGTAACTTAATAAAAAAATGTGAAGAATTGAAAATATTTTGATATTGTCTTCTCAAGATACTTGTGGTAAAATATAAGTATACAACTGGAGTGCATGTATGACTCACTATACATTCGGGCCTAACACTTTTTAAAAGGGAATGAGAATCTTTTATCGGTATAAAACGCTTCCTTTAGTTGAAGACTTTAGAAGATAAAGCTATCGTACCCACCTGATTATATCAGGACCAATTTAGGTGATAATCTACGGTACTCTGGTTTTGTGACTGGTTTCGTTTTGTTTCCAGTCTTTTTTGTTAGGCGTAAGATAATAAATAAATGAGGTATAGAATGTTACATCAATTTTCTAGAAATGAGTTGGTAATAGGTGATGAGGGGTTAAAAATATTGAAAAATAGCAGAGTGGGAATTTTAGGCATAGGAGGGGTAGGCTCTTTTGCCGCTGAATCATTAGCACGCTCGGGAGTAGGGTCGTTAGTTATTATGGATAAAGATAATATTGATATTACCAATATTAATAGACAAATACACGCAACGACTAAAACGGTGGGAGCAAGTAAGGTAGAAGAAATGAAAAAACGTATTTTGGATATAAATCCGAAATGTGAAGTAATAGCAATTCGCGATTTTTATACAGAAGATACATATCATAAATTTTATGAAAGAAAGTTAGATTTTGTTATTGATGCTTGTGATACAGTAACTTTTAAATTGCATTTAATACAATACTGTTTAAAAAATAAAATACCGATGATAAGTGTCATGGGATCTGCTAATAAGATGGATCCGACGAAGTTTAAAATAGCTGACATTAGTAAAACAACAGTTTGTCCGTTAGCTAAGGTAATAAGAACAACACTAAAGAAAAAAGGAATAAAGGGGAAAATTCCTGTTGTATACTCTACAGAAAGCCCAACAATTGCTAATGAGGAATACTTAATAAAAATAGGAAAACAAGATTCAAATATAAGAAAATCAAAAATTCCACCAGCATCTAATGCGTTTTGTCCATCGGTGGCGGGCTTAATAGCGGCAAATTATGTTTATACTAATTTGTTGAAAAATATAAAAATATTAACCGTTGAAAAACCGGAATAATTTGAAAGTAACGTTTCCATAAACGTTGCTTTTATTTTGATAAAAGGTTGACGTATTAAATTTATTGGCGTTTTTCTGAAAAAAACAAATGTAATTAAAACGAAAAAATTTTCATTATCATAAGAAAAAATATAAATAATTTATAATTTAATTTGATTTTTTATAGGGAAAAGAGTATAATGTTAATAGATGAGAAAGGAGGATTACTTTGAAGAATAACGGAACATTACTGGCACAAAATTTAAAGAAACTTCGAAAAATGAATAATTATTCTATGTCTGCTGTTGCACATAAGTTAGAGTTATCTTCTCATGGTGTTTATGCTAATTGGGAGTACGGTAGAAACGAACCTAATGTAGCTACTTTAGTATCTATTGCGAAATTGTATAATATTTCTATAGATGAATTGGTTGGCTATAAAACAGAAACAGAGGCTCGTTCGAAGTTAGCTGATACTCACTTTGAAGTAATTGATATGATAAAGGCATTAGACAATGAAGATTGTAAATTAGTAGAAGAGGTTTTAAGAAGATTTAGGGGTTACTCTTTTTCTAGGAACTTGAATCTGTAAAAAATTCAAATTACTTAGGCTATATGGAGTTATATGTAGTATATTAAATTAATAGTTTTTAGATATAGGCTAGGTGAACACTTAGCCTATATTTTCTTTTTCTTGTAAGTAAAGAAGAAGGTGATATATATCGATATTAAAGATAAAATGACAAAAATTATAGAGTATGCTATAAAAATAAAAGCCAGTGATATTCATATTTATCCACATGTATCAGGTAATTCTTTTATAAAACTTAGAATAAAAGGTGAACTAAGTAAATATGAAGAGTATACAAATGGGGAGTTAGAAGGGATAATTTCATTATTAAAATTTAATGCAAATATAGATATTTCAAAAAATAAAGAACCACAAAGTGGTAGGTTTGTTTATGAATTTGACGGCAAGAGTTATTACCTTAGGGTATCAACATTGCCTCTTAATGAATTAACGGAAGGTTGTGTAGTGAGAATTTTTATTAATGAAGTAGAAGATGTTGACTATAGTATTTTTGAGCCGGATAAAGATTTTATTACTGGTTTGGCGAAGAAAAACTACGGATTAATTCTTTTTTCGGGACCAACAGGAAGCGGGAAATCAACATCACTTTATAAATTAGCTAGCGAGATTGCAAAAGATAATAGACAAGTCATTACTGTAGAAGATCCTGTAGAAAAAAATATTCAAAGCTTGGTACAAATGCAAATTAATGATAAGGCAGGTATTAATTACGATAATGCTTTAAAATCTATTTTACGTTGTGATCCCGATGCGATTATAATAGGGGAAATACGTGATTACAAAACGGCGAGTGAAGTAGTAACATCGTCGTTTTCAGGGCATTTAGTAGCTAGTACCATTCATGCCGAAGATTCAATTGGTGTTATCAACAGATTAAAAGATTTGGGGTTATCGCTAGAGGACATTAGACAAACTGTACTTTGTATTATTTCGCAAAGGTTAGTGACTCTCACAACAGGTGAACGAGGACTTGTTACCGAAATATTGAAAAAAGAAGATATAAAAGATTATATCACTTATAATAAAATAAATAACCATACTTTACCCTATAAATTTAATTTAGCTTTAGAGAAAGGATTTATAACTTTTGAAGAAAAAGAAAAATGGGGATATTAAAAAATTATTAGATAAAGATAATAAAATCTATTTTATAAAAAGGTTATATGAACTTATAGAACATGGTTATATGTTAGAAGATTCAT contains these protein-coding regions:
- the uvrA gene encoding excinuclease ABC subunit UvrA, which codes for MQRKNKIIIQGARENNLKNIDLEIPRDKFVVITGLSGSGKSSLAFDTIYAEGQRRYVESLSAYARQFLGNIEKPDVDLIEGLSPAISINQKTTSKNPRSTVATVTEIYDYLRLLYARIGEIYCPNHHIKIESSSISQIVDSVMAMPEKSRIQIVAPVLKEKKGTHKKLIEKLAKDGYIRFKIDGENYEVDEIPELDKNKKHSISVIIDRLVIKEGIETRLADSLETSLNLSNNDLVEIDDVRENITQLYSTKHSCKFCDFALGELEPRIFSFNNPQGACPSCDGLGIHETVDVNKVIKKDLSIENGAIVVYNNATSTYYPSLIQCVCNHFGIDMTIPFNRLPKEKQDIILYGNDKEEITHTYINDEGVKRSRIIYYEGVANNIFRRYKSGMTKATREAMSKYIKEDLCTSCKGQRLKPEILSVYVAKKNIAEICEMSIKESYEFFNTIQLSEKDYTIAKLVLKEIRARLQFLNDVGLDYLTLNRASGTLSGGEAQRIRLATQIGSKLMGVTYILDEPSIGLHQRDNEKLINTMLSMRDLGNTVLVVEHDEDTMLACDYIVDIGPKAGENGGEVVAVGTPQEVMANSKSITGAYLSGRKKIEVPKRRREGNNEFITVKKARKNNLKDVFVKFPLGKFIGVTGVSGSGKSTLVNEILFNSVKSILNKEEIDTTVVESVEGVEKNIDKIIDIDQSPIGRTPRSNPATYTGVFDDIRDLYASTNEAKLRGYKKGRFSFNVKGGRCEACTGDGILKIEMHFLPDVYVPCEVCKGSRYNRETLEIKYKGKSISDVLNMTIKEAYEFFENIPKIKNKLETLVNVGLDYIRLGQSATTLSGGEAQRVKLASELYKKSTGKTLYILDEPTTGLHIDDISRLIKIIDKLVDGGNTVIVIEHNLDVIKCCDYLIDLGPEGGIGGGTILAECTPEQLIENKQSYTGKFLKKML
- a CDS encoding tRNA threonylcarbamoyladenosine dehydratase yields the protein MLHQFSRNELVIGDEGLKILKNSRVGILGIGGVGSFAAESLARSGVGSLVIMDKDNIDITNINRQIHATTKTVGASKVEEMKKRILDINPKCEVIAIRDFYTEDTYHKFYERKLDFVIDACDTVTFKLHLIQYCLKNKIPMISVMGSANKMDPTKFKIADISKTTVCPLAKVIRTTLKKKGIKGKIPVVYSTESPTIANEEYLIKIGKQDSNIRKSKIPPASNAFCPSVAGLIAANYVYTNLLKNIKILTVEKPE
- a CDS encoding helix-turn-helix domain-containing protein, with the protein product MKNNGTLLAQNLKKLRKMNNYSMSAVAHKLELSSHGVYANWEYGRNEPNVATLVSIAKLYNISIDELVGYKTETEARSKLADTHFEVIDMIKALDNEDCKLVEEVLRRFRGYSFSRNLNL
- the comGA gene encoding competence type IV pilus ATPase ComGA, whose protein sequence is MTKIIEYAIKIKASDIHIYPHVSGNSFIKLRIKGELSKYEEYTNGELEGIISLLKFNANIDISKNKEPQSGRFVYEFDGKSYYLRVSTLPLNELTEGCVVRIFINEVEDVDYSIFEPDKDFITGLAKKNYGLILFSGPTGSGKSTSLYKLASEIAKDNRQVITVEDPVEKNIQSLVQMQINDKAGINYDNALKSILRCDPDAIIIGEIRDYKTASEVVTSSFSGHLVASTIHAEDSIGVINRLKDLGLSLEDIRQTVLCIISQRLVTLTTGERGLVTEILKKEDIKDYITYNKINNHTLPYKFNLALEKGFITFEEKEKWGY